One region of Wyeomyia smithii strain HCP4-BCI-WySm-NY-G18 chromosome 3, ASM2978416v1, whole genome shotgun sequence genomic DNA includes:
- the LOC129732441 gene encoding uncharacterized protein LOC129732441, with protein sequence MATINEQKPSSAETTVKYVEVLFNTINHVLIGYVTIYLSYVSYMNGFSNLFTWHIFLCAIGYHFFMAESFLTLYASNSWTSMNSAGTKRHLHWILQAIGFLTIFVGTGLEIYQKEQNKRSHFKSDHAITGLVSMVFIVLSLLNGIASYYSVKIKHIIRPIYIKLCHYLTGIVAFVIGMVSLALEYSARRMASTENKNMLISFTTIVIALTLIGAVKTMYGQLKGFCR encoded by the exons ATGGCAACTATCAACGAGCAGAAACCAAGTTCTGCCGAAACAACGGTCAAGTATGTGGAAGTGCTCTTCAATACAATAAACCACGTTCTGATCGGATACGTTACAATATATTTATCCTACGTTTCTTATATGAACGGTTTCTCGAATCTTTTCACCTGGCACATTTTTCTATGTGCCATAGGG TACCACTTTTTCATGGCTGAATCATTCCTCACCTTATACGCATCCAATTCCTGGACATCGATGAATTCGGCTGGCACAAAACGACACTTGCATTGGATTTTACAAGCGATTGGATTTCTAACGATATTCGTTGGTACCGGTCTTGAGATTTACCAAAAAGAACAGAACAAACGATCACATTTCAAATCGGATCACGCAATAACCG GCTTAGTTTCAATGGTGTTTATTGTGCTATCGCTGTTGAATGGAATAGCTTCATATTATTCAGTGAAAATTAAACATATTATCAGGCCGATCTATATCAAACTTTGTCACTATCTGACCGGAATAGTTGCGTTTGTCATCG GAATGGTCTCACTTGCTCTGGAGTATTCGGCTAGGAGAATGGCGTCTACCGAGAATAAAAATATGCTCATTTCTTTTACTACAATTGTTATTGCACTCACCTTGATAGGTGCAGTGAAAACGATGTACGGACAGCTTAAAGGATTTTGCCGGTAG